From the genome of Gorilla gorilla gorilla isolate KB3781 chromosome 4, NHGRI_mGorGor1-v2.1_pri, whole genome shotgun sequence:
TTCAGGGGTGTCTGGTCGTGAGCCATGGAAACTGActctggcaggtggaggttaaaggggtgggatggggctgggctggggaggagTGTTGAGGGCGGAGCAGCAGTCACACGGCTTTAGGGCAGCAGGAGAGCTGGACTTGGGAGGGTGCAGAAAGGAGGCTAGGAGCCTGGAACCCCAGCACCAGCTTCGGTCAGGTGTAGAGGCTCAGTATACTGGCGCCGTCGCTACCCCCGCTGACACAGCTGCTATTGCTCCTTGGCAGGAGTGTCTTGGCCACCGTCTGCTCCAGTTTGGAGTTCCAGGAAGGGGCCCCAATGTCCATCCCAAGGCTAGGAGAGGGTTCAGTCCTCCAGGCTGTGTCCTGTGGGGAAGAAGCACTGGGATGTGTTCTTGGGAAGATGGAAAGGACCCGGGATCCCGTTCACAGCCCTTGTGCCTCTTCCTCTCTCCGCTGGAAAGGCCCTGGCTACTGGGGAAGGATGAGGGGGGAGGGTCCTGGGGCTGCTCCCAGCCCTGAGCTCTTTGTTGCTGCCCTTGCAGGTGCTGGGAGCCCTGTTCCTGGCTATTGGCCTCTGGGCCTGGGGTGAGAAGGTAAGGCAGCGGGCGGGCGTGGAGCTGATGTGGGACGAGGTGGTGGGAAGGTCAGCTCCCCACACCTGCCTCTGCTGCCCGGCACAGGGCGTTCTCTCCAATATCTCAGCGCTGACAGATCTGGGAGGCCTTGACCCCGTGTGGCTGTTTGTGGTAGTTGGAGGCGTCATGTCGGTGCTGGGCTTTGCTGGCTGCATCGGGGCCCTCCGGGAGAACACCTTCCTGCTCAAGTTTGTGAGTGCTGCCCTCAAGATCCCCTGGGAGCCCCCATCTCCTCCCATCCAGTTCTTGCAATACAGTTGGAGCCTAATGATGGGTAGCTTTATTATTGTGCTATAATCGTCATCGTTAGATTCATGTTGTCTATATTTACTAGGATCCTTTCTGTGGTATGGTAAGTGACCGAGACCTGGTGGCccaagcataaaatatttattgactcaAATAAGAAAAGTCCAGGGGTGTGCTGGCTGCCGGTGCATTTTGATCCAGGGGCTGCCACAGTTTCACTTGGCCTGGTTTCTCCCTGTTTCTCGGGCTCCCCCCGTTTGGCTCCATTCCCAGGTGGCAGGAGGCTCAGGAACAGAGCCGGCTTCCCCATGCCCTCCCAGGAACTCCTGCTGGAGGCTGAGAGCTCTCTTCCCAACCGTTTTCCCAAAGTGCTTTAATTGCGTTTCCTTGGCTCTGATTGGCTGCCTCTGGACCAATCCctggaggccgagggaggcagtGCTCTGATTGGTGGGCTTTAGGCACTTGCCAGTCCTGTATCTGGGACTGGTGGGTTTGGGGAGGTGGCTCCATCCGAACCTTGGAAACTAAAGGTTTGCAGGGAGGATGGTTTTTCAGAGACAGCAGGGTGTGATTACCAGACAAAGGGAATTGGATGGGTAGGTAACAACAGATGCCTATTACCATCATATAACAATACTAAAATAATAGAAGGTGGGGGCTCTGGGCGCCTCTGGGTCTTGGTGGAGGTAGGGATGGAGCCCTTCCCTGTGGCACACCCAAGCCCTGGGAGGTCACCAGAGCCCTGCGTCTCCAACCCCTACTGTCTGTATGCCCAACCCCAGTTCTCCGTGTTCCTCGGTCTCATCTTCTTCCTGGAGCTGGCAACAGGGATCCTGGCCTTTGTCTTCAAGGACTGGATTCGAGACCAGCTCAACCTCTTCATCAACAACAACGTCAAGGCCTACCGGGACGACATTGACCTCCAGAACCTCATTGACTTTGCTCAGGAATACGTGAGTCCAGTGTCCAGCCTGGGACACCTGTAGGAGGCGCCTTCCTGGCAGACGAATGAGGGAGCAAGTTCCCTGTGATGGGACCATCTCCTTACCCACCTGGGCTAGCGGGCCCCAGGAGAGAGACCCAGGAGTGTCCTCGTCCGAGGAGAGCCAGCCCCTGCTGATCCTTATGGGTCCCCATTTGCCTAGTGCCATAGGGCCACGGCCTTGGGAAACAGAGGGTACGGGCTCTACACTAGCAGCTCCCAGGCCAGGGCCTACGACACACGGGAGAACGGAGGAAATGTGACATAAAATATAGATTTCTACTTCTGCTAAACCTTGGGCCCACAGTATCGGCTGCAGCTATGTTGCTGCCGCCCCTTCACTGGTACAGAGGCTCTCTGTTTGCCATTGTTCCCAACactctgtattttattatatctGTCAGCCCTTATCTCTCATTTATACTATGTTTGGCCTCTGTGCATATTAAGGTTTAGACCCCTGATGGAAGGTCTGCCCTCAAACTTGCAAACTTAACCCCAGTGAAGAGCAGCCAGAGAAGAGTTCCCGAAACCCTATCTGCCTCCCACCTGCACCATCTCGCCCACTCACCCCTAACCAcaaacacacagtcacacactgTCACCCACAGTCACACCCACACCCAGTCACACACTCACAGGCACACTTGATCACACCTACACCTACACATGGTCCCACAGTCACACATGAGTCACACCCGATCACACCCACACACGGCGACAGGCCCTTGGCACCATTCACCACCAAGAGTCAGCTCTGGATCCAGAGGTGAAGCAGAGCTGGTGCCTGCTTCAAGCAGCTCTCAACCCAGGGCAGAGGCAGACATAGCCAGGCAGTTATGATGcggttcattcattcagcacagGATTGTTAAGGGCCTACCATGTGCCGGACCcagagccaggccctggggaTTCGGCGGGGAAGAAAGCTGGGACCTGTCCTCTCAGGGCTGGCAGTCGGGAAGAGACAGATGGTGAACAAGCAGAACAAACAAATGTGTGCATGTACATACGTGTGTATGCAAAATTGTACATTGTGGTAAGAGTCAAAATGAAGGGTGGAGAATGGGAAGGCCTCTGCGTGGAGAGCTTGAAGCCTCccaaaggaggagaaggaagagaagggagagtgTTCTGTAGCAGGAGCAGCTGGCGCTGAGCAGGTGCCAGGAGGCAGGTGGAGGCTGAGCCCTGCCCTGGGACCAGCACATGCAGGGCATGTGGCAGGCCTGGCTCCTCCAGCTCTCTGGCTCGGCCACAGGGCCTGCCTGTGTCTGCTGCCGAGCTTGAGCTCCCCCAGCCCTGTGGGCTGCTCTCCAGCCGCTGTGCTGCTGCTCAGTGAGGGCTGTGTGCACCCGTGTGCCCCACAAGACCATGGTTCATGGCAGATCCCAAACTCGCCATTGCTCCTGCCTAGGGGACAGCTTAGGGTGTTCTGGGTGGGGGTGATGGGGTGTGGGATGATGCCAGCCGGCATGGGGGAAATGGGGTGGGATGGCTATGGGGGTGGCAGGATTCCCGTCCTGTCCCTGCACTGAAGAGAGGAGGGCTTTGTAGAACCTCTGGGGCAAGTGTGGGAGGCCTGCTGCAGACGTGGGGCCCAGCGGTCTCTGCTTCCACAGGGCTTGGCCCAGCGCCTGCCTCTCAGGTAGTCTGGAGGAAGCCACAGTTGATGAACCAGTATCCTTGTCCCACTCCTTCCCTTTTTCTAGCCTCTCTTGGGTCAGGGAAGGGGAAGCTCAGTGTCCCCTCCCTTGCACCCCTCTGCCTCCACCAGCCTGGAGGTTGGGCCCAggcctgtgggggtggggaggtggccaCCCACTTGGCTGTCCCAGTCCTGTCCCAGGCAACCCTGTATTCCTGCAGCCTGGGCTTGTTCCCAAACAGGGTGAGGCTCCTGGGGTGAGCCTGGCTTACCTGGGgctctcccctgcccccacagTGGTCTTGCTGCGGAGCCCGAGGCCCCAATGACTGGAACTTCAATATCTACTTCAACTGCACTGACTTGAACCCCAGCCGGGAGCGCTGCGGGGTGCCCTTCTCCTGCTGCGTCAGGGACCCTGCGGtgagtggggctgggggaggagaggtAAGGGACTTTCCAGTGCACAGACTCTGGAGAAACCTCCCACAGGGCCCCGCTCCGCTCTGCCCCACTCTGGGGGCGTGGATGCTGGGGGACGTCATTTTACATGGGTGGCACTGAGGCCTGTTGGGGCGCGGCTGTTTTCCCTGTTCAGCACGACCTGTCTTTTTTATCGTAGTGAGATGGAAACAGCAGGACCCTGGGGCACAGGGATGGGGACTGGCCTGGAGGCCTCCCTGCACCCTATACATCTACATAAACAGAGCCGCAGCCATTGTCTGCTGCTGGCCAGCTTGAAGGTTGGCCGGGCTGTCACTCTCAGTTATGCTTGTATGTGACAGGGGTTGCCTGGGTCATTGCCAGCCAGCACTCCACTGGGCCACAGTTGCAGGGTAGCAGGGAGTGGGGACCTCTGTCCCTTTACGACTTTCTTCAGGGCAGAAACCTCTCCTGATGATGTTTCTTCAGTCATAGTCCATCTGGGATGCCAAGGGCCAGGTTTCTCCCCATTCTTATAACACACCAGCAGGCAGGATTCCTGAACGGAGGCAGGTCCAGGTTGGCGATTGCAGCCACGCATTCCAGCGTCTGGGAAAGAGGCAcgtggggccaggtgtggtggctcatgggaggatcatttgagtccaagagtttgagaccagctggggcgcacagtgagacctcatgtctacaaaaaaaaaaaaaaaattagacgggcatggtggtacactcctgtggtcctagctacttgcgaggctgaggtgggaggatcacttgaggccaggaggtcgaagctgcagtgagctatgatcgtgccactgcactccagcctgggcaatggagtgagaccctgtctcaaaaaaaaaaaaaaaaaaagcacatgggCCTCAGAGAGGCTCACTTAAGACTGGTGGACACGGCAGAATCCATGGGCCCATCTGCGTCCTCTGAGAAGGAAAAGCCACCGCACTGCCCAGGTACCATGGACCCCATGGGATGCGTCCTCACCAAGTCACTAACTGGCCTGTCTCCCCTCAGGAGGATGTCCTCAACACCCAGTGTGGCTACGACGTCCGGCTCAAACTGGTGAGAGGGGTAGGAACCGGGCTGGGGCAGGCGGGGTACTGGGGTGGGAATGAGAGTGTCTATAACCTCCTTTGGAAGGCCTCAGGGATTCTTTGGGGAGAGGGTGCTGAGTCCCAGGAACCAGCCAGACACCCAGGCAGCAGAGGGGGAGTAGACCCCTGGGCCTGGGCAGATGTGGGTTTGCTCAGTTCTGCTCTGTGGAGCACCCTTGGGGTGCCCGGCTTTGCCCTAGAGGCCAGAGATTTGGCGCTCATGAGACAGTCGGCTCTGGAGGAGTGGAGGGAGAAAGACGGTAAGCCCTTAGAGAAAACAATATGAACAGCCATGTGACAGTCTCAGCTGAGAGCTTGGAAGAAAATAAGGGAGGTGATAGGAGAGAAGCTGGGCAGGCAGGAGGGGGCGTGCATCTGTGCTGAGACCCCATGAGAAGGAGCCGGCTTTGTGGAGGGACTGTGGGGAGCAGGTGCTGCAGGTTTAGACCCTGGGGTGGGCGTGAgcttggcaggctgggagggTGGGAGCCGGCCTGAAGGGCAGGTAGGCTGAGCCTGGTGCCTGCGTGTCCCTAGGAGCTGGAGCAGCAGGGCTTCATCCACACCAAAGGCTGTGTGGGCCAGTTTGAGAAGTGGCTGCAGGACAACCTGATTGTGGTGGCAGGAGTCTTCATGGGCATCGCCCTCCTCCAGGTACCCTTGTGGCCCCACGTGCCCCTCCCCTTGCTGGGGCTGCCCTCACTCTCCCCTCACCTGCCCTCTGTCTTACAGATCTTTGGTATCTGCCTGGCCCAGAACCTCGTGAGTGACATCAAGGCAGTGAAAGCCAACTGGTGAGGCCGCCACAGGCCATGGCCACATGCCTGGCCTACCCAGGCCTCTGGGGGGCCCCCCAGAACCCTCCTACTATACTCGTGATGGGCAAGGCTGCAGGAGACGTTCCTGCTGGGACTGAGCCTTGAGGGGTTCACCTGAACCGCTGTGCTGTCCACCCACGGAGAAAGTTGCTGTGCCTCCACCTGGGCCTCTTGTCCCGTAtgcgtgtgtacacacacatgcaggcacacGTGTGCACAGGGAGCCACCGTCTCGGCTACATTTGGGGTGGTGGGCTCTCCAGGGGACTAGGAAGGGCGCAGCTCAGAGGGTGCAGGCCAAGTGGGGTGGGAGGTGCTGTGTGGAGGGTCCCCCCCGTTCCCTGCCCCCCAATGCTGGGACGCACCTTTCTGTGCGTAGCTGTATGGGGCGCGTTGCCTGAGCCACTGCCTCACACAGCTTCAGAGCACTCTTTTCTGTGAGCTATAACTTTGAGCCTGCCAggaacccacctcagcctcagtgtCCCACACACTGAAATGGGTCcaagaattttctttctcttgcttgcctCTCAGGAGCAAATGGAATGAtgactttgaaaaccactggcttACGCCCACCATTTCCGAGGTCCTGTCCACGGCGGGGCCTCAGCAGAACTCTCTGATTGGGGCCCCTGGCCTGGCCCCACCCAGCCGACATGTTTTCTTTGGCCTGGGTGGTTTATACCCTGAGCCAACCTTTAAAAATTGGTAGATTTCACATAAAAGTCCAAAGCTTCTCTTGAAGAATGACCACCTGGCTACGCCGGCTCTTCAGTGGCAACACTACCTGGGACACTGCCTCCCCAGTCACCAAGGGCCCCAGCTGGCCCGTTCTACTCACCTAAGTGCCGCCTGACCCTTGTACACTAGGAGCTGGCCTCCCACCTCTGCAGGGTTATTCCCTGCACCTCGACGCTGCTGCGGGCCAATCTGGAGTGAAACACAGGGACCTGAAGGATGGGGAGGCTGGACCCCGCTTTGAAGAGGGTGCAGCCTGGGAAGGGCGGCCTTGCTGGGGACTGCGGTGGGAGTAGAGTGCCCAGGAGAGGGTCTGAGGGGTGGGATGGGGTCAGGACAATTTTGCAAAAGAAGTAGCTGGAAGCCGTGGGACTGGCGGGAGCCTGTTTGGGGGATCTGGATGGTTGACTCCTAGGAGTCAAGTTCAGCATCTTCGCCCTGGCTGCAGAGCTGCCTGATGGGCACTAGAGGGCACGCCAGCCCCACACTCCCTGGGTCTGGCTTCCTCCCGCAACCTCACTCTAGTAGAGCCTGTGCCTGCCTACTAGCGCTCTGGGGTTCGGAGAGTTTGGGAATTTCTCAGAGCCAACTGGCTCAGGCTTGGGAAGGCTGGCTGCTGCCCTCAGCTCGGCCTCATCAGCTACGTGAAGGGGTGTGTGTGGAGTGATCTTGCCGCCCCCTCCCTGGGCTCGTCCAGAGATCTCAAACTCGGATGCCCCTGGGGCCACGTATGTTGTACAAATGGATGAAACAGGCCTTTGAGTTGGGAGCCTGCTTCACTTTGACTTTCCCAGTGTTGCTGGAGACAAAGACATCGTGATGAGAGAAAGTTCGCACAATCTAGTTGGTAACAGCCACTTTCCTTGAGACCAAGAGAGTGcggtggggatgggggagagcATGGGTCCCCGTCTGACAGTGGCCGCTGCCATATTCAGGTGTAGCTAATTGCTCTGGTGTGGGAATGCAGGCCTAATGACAGAAATCTGGAGAAGCCAGAAATACAGATTTGTATGTGAGATGCCCTGATTTTTTAAGTTGTTGGCAGAAATTAATTCAGAAATCAAATCTGCAGGCCAAACAAGGTGCAGGACCCAGCTTTGGCCCCATGCCCCTGTAGGTCCCTCTGGGACAGTCACTGCTGGGGTCCTGGCTTCTCTGTCATTGAGGGATGCTGGGCACTGCTGCCAGGTGGCCAGGGTATGGGGCATGTGCCCAGCAATG
Proteins encoded in this window:
- the TSPAN17 gene encoding tetraspanin-17 isoform X1 — encoded protein: MPGKHQHFQEPEVGCCGKYFLFGFNIVFWVLGALFLAIGLWAWGEKGVLSNISALTDLGGLDPVWLFVVVGGVMSVLGFAGCIGALRENTFLLKFFSVFLGLIFFLELATGILAFVFKDWIRDQLNLFINNNVKAYRDDIDLQNLIDFAQEYWSCCGARGPNDWNFNIYFNCTDLNPSRERCGVPFSCCVRDPAEDVLNTQCGYDVRLKLELEQQGFIHTKGCVGQFEKWLQDNLIVVAGVFMGIALLQVPLWPHVPLPLLGLPSLSPHLPSVLQIFGICLAQNLVSDIKAVKANWSKWNDDFENHWLTPTISEVLSTAGPQQNSLIGAPGLAPPSRHVFFGLGGLYPEPTFKNW
- the TSPAN17 gene encoding tetraspanin-17 isoform X2, whose translation is MPGKHQHFQEPEVGCCGKYFLFGFNIVFWVLGALFLAIGLWAWGEKGVLSNISALTDLGGLDPVWLFVVVGGVMSVLGFAGCIGALRENTFLLKFFSVFLGLIFFLELATGILAFVFKDWIRDQLNLFINNNVKAYRDDIDLQNLIDFAQEYWSCCGARGPNDWNFNIYFNCTDLNPSRERCGVPFSCCVRDPAEDVLNTQCGYDVRLKLELEQQGFIHTKGCVGQFEKWLQDNLIVVAGVFMGIALLQIFGICLAQNLVSDIKAVKANWSKWNDDFENHWLTPTISEVLSTAGPQQNSLIGAPGLAPPSRHVFFGLGGLYPEPTFKNW
- the TSPAN17 gene encoding tetraspanin-17 isoform X4, with the translated sequence MPGKHQHFQEPEVGCCGKYFLFGFNIVFWVLGALFLAIGLWAWGEKGVLSNISALTDLGGLDPVWLFVVVGGVMSVLGFAGCIGALRENTFLLKFFSVFLGLIFFLELATGILAFVFKDWIRDQLNLFINNNVKAYRDDIDLQNLIDFAQEYWSCCGARGPNDWNFNIYFNCTDLNPSRERCGVPFSCCVRDPAEDVLNTQCGYDVRLKLELEQQGFIHTKGCVGQFEKWLQDNLIVVAGVFMGIALLQEQME
- the TSPAN17 gene encoding tetraspanin-17 isoform X3, with protein sequence MPGKHQHFQEPEVGCCGKYFLFGFNIVFWFSVFLGLIFFLELATGILAFVFKDWIRDQLNLFINNNVKAYRDDIDLQNLIDFAQEYWSCCGARGPNDWNFNIYFNCTDLNPSRERCGVPFSCCVRDPAEDVLNTQCGYDVRLKLELEQQGFIHTKGCVGQFEKWLQDNLIVVAGVFMGIALLQIFGICLAQNLVSDIKAVKANWSKWNDDFENHWLTPTISEVLSTAGPQQNSLIGAPGLAPPSRHVFFGLGGLYPEPTFKNW